One Gemmatimonadota bacterium DNA window includes the following coding sequences:
- a CDS encoding DNA topoisomerase IB produces the protein MASSRHHEHRESADRAGLVYVTDAFRGIRRKRVGTGWAFYTPDGGLVTDRAERRRLLRLAIPPAWTDVWICPDPAGHIQVTARDDRGRKQYRYHPAYRATRDHSKFRRILTFSERLPAVRERVERDLGARDLSRRQILATVVRLLDRTLVRVGNDEYARTNRSFGLTTLRGRHVKVTGDQLRFSFRGKSGVQHTITLNDRRVARIIQCCQDLPGQELFQYLDPAGRRQTVSSGDVNDYLREIAGPGITAKDFRTWAGTMLAVRELRAAGAPASATDAERRILAALDAVATRLGNTRTVCRQYYVHPGVLQAYREGRTASPPAPPAARRERPTAALRREEIAVLQFLQALDVPEQAAVPGPRQGQGGAARRPTAAPRRQLRST, from the coding sequence ATGGCCTCCAGTCGTCACCACGAGCATCGCGAGTCGGCGGACCGGGCAGGGCTGGTCTACGTCACCGATGCCTTCCGGGGCATCCGGCGGAAGCGCGTCGGGACCGGATGGGCCTTCTACACCCCCGACGGCGGCCTGGTCACCGACCGGGCCGAGCGCCGCCGCCTGCTCCGGCTGGCGATTCCGCCGGCGTGGACCGATGTCTGGATCTGTCCCGACCCGGCGGGCCACATCCAGGTGACCGCCCGCGACGACCGGGGCCGCAAGCAGTATCGCTATCACCCCGCCTACCGCGCCACCCGGGACCACTCCAAGTTCCGCCGGATCCTCACCTTCAGCGAGCGCCTGCCGGCGGTGCGCGAGCGGGTGGAGCGGGACCTCGGCGCCCGCGACCTCTCCAGGCGCCAGATCCTCGCCACCGTGGTGCGGCTGCTGGACCGGACCCTGGTGCGGGTGGGCAACGACGAGTATGCCCGGACCAACCGGTCCTTCGGGCTGACCACGCTGCGGGGCCGGCACGTGAAGGTGACGGGCGACCAGCTGCGCTTCAGCTTCCGGGGCAAGAGCGGGGTGCAGCACACCATCACCCTGAATGATCGCCGCGTGGCGCGGATCATCCAGTGCTGCCAGGACCTGCCCGGGCAGGAGCTGTTCCAGTACCTCGACCCGGCGGGCCGCCGGCAGACGGTCTCCTCCGGCGACGTCAACGACTACCTGCGCGAGATCGCCGGCCCGGGGATCACCGCCAAGGATTTCCGCACCTGGGCCGGGACCATGCTGGCCGTGCGGGAACTGCGCGCCGCCGGGGCGCCCGCCTCCGCCACCGACGCGGAGCGCCGCATCCTCGCCGCCCTCGACGCGGTGGCCACCCGCCTCGGCAACACCCGCACGGTCTGCCGCCAGTACTACGTGCACCCCGGGGTGCTCCAGGCCTATCGCGAGGGACGCACCGCTTCGCCGCCGGCCCCGCCGGCGGCCCGCCGGGAGCGGCCCACCGCGGCGCTCCGCCGGGAGGAGATCGCGGTGCTGCAGTTCCTGCAGGCGCTGGATGTCCCGGAGCAGGCGGCGGTGCCCGGGCCGCGTCAGGGGCAGGGAGGCGCGGCGCGGAGGCCCACCGCCGCCCCGCGGCGGCAGTTGCGCAGCACGTAG
- a CDS encoding serine/threonine protein kinase has translation MTAAWNRVETLFEAALARGPAGRGAWLTEACAGDAELRREVEALLDADAACSGGDFLQGRISAAVEALVAVTDASRVGEVVGAYRLTGELGHGGMGRVYLAERVDRQYRAEVAIKFVQGALANPALVARFRAERQILADLTHPGIARLLDGGAAPDGTPFLVMERIAGLPIDRFADTQGLGLPERLRLFLQVCRAVEHAHQALVVHRDLKPSNIMVTEAGEAKLLDFGIATLVDPSADGEETTMLRALTPAYASPEQVRGARATMATDVYSLGVVLYRLLAGREPFHLRGLTPGQVERVLAETEPERPSTAARRARDGARLSWAGALAGDLDTIVGRAMGKTPVERYATVAALREDLERHLDGRPVLARPASAGYRLGKFVRRYHREVVTGVLALAALVALTVWYVTRLAAERDRARLEAAKASEVAGFLQELFEVSDPSVARGETVTARELLDRASTRIDEDLAGQPAVQATMLRVMGSVYGSLGLSDRARPILERSLAVHRGLYGGPHPETATTELLLGITRQDLGDVKGAEPLIRSALATRTALYGAADTSVTEAQAHLAYLLETVGEYAAAESLLVEALRVNRRLYPPQDPAIVRSVARLGGLLRRMDKSAEAEPLLREALAAGRAVHGERHLAVASIERNLAALLRDKGGYAEADSLYRLALATRRALLGESHPEVATTLNSHALLLQAMGDTLGAVAVFEEFVRVTARAYAAPHPSLAAGYNNLGYALLDAGRFDAAVASFQKALALQDQVLRRGHANRAHPLVGLGLVRMRQGRVADAESFFRRALAIRRNALPAGHRDVGEALSDLGAALAALRRFSPAESALVEARGILLVTDGATGSRTERAERRLAALYEAWGRPDSPESQRLPLPPTGAERGGQRKP, from the coding sequence ATGACGGCCGCGTGGAACCGGGTTGAGACACTCTTCGAGGCCGCGCTGGCCCGGGGGCCGGCGGGCCGCGGTGCCTGGCTGACCGAGGCCTGCGCCGGCGACGCCGAGCTCCGGCGCGAGGTCGAAGCGCTGCTCGACGCCGATGCCGCCTGCTCCGGCGGTGACTTCCTGCAGGGCCGCATCTCCGCGGCGGTCGAGGCGCTGGTCGCCGTGACCGACGCCTCGCGGGTGGGCGAGGTCGTCGGCGCCTACCGCCTCACCGGTGAACTGGGCCATGGTGGCATGGGGCGGGTCTACCTCGCGGAGCGGGTGGACCGGCAGTATCGTGCCGAGGTCGCCATCAAGTTCGTCCAGGGTGCCCTGGCCAACCCCGCCCTGGTGGCCCGGTTCCGGGCCGAGCGCCAGATCCTCGCCGACCTCACGCATCCCGGGATCGCCCGCCTGCTCGACGGCGGCGCCGCCCCCGACGGCACCCCGTTCCTGGTGATGGAGCGGATCGCCGGCCTCCCGATCGATCGCTTCGCCGACACGCAGGGCCTTGGGCTCCCGGAGCGGCTCCGGCTGTTCCTGCAGGTCTGCCGCGCCGTGGAGCACGCCCACCAGGCCCTGGTGGTGCACCGCGACCTGAAGCCCTCCAACATCATGGTCACCGAGGCGGGCGAGGCCAAGCTGCTCGACTTCGGCATCGCCACGCTGGTGGATCCCTCCGCCGACGGTGAGGAGACCACGATGCTCCGGGCCCTCACCCCGGCCTATGCCAGCCCGGAGCAGGTGCGTGGCGCCCGGGCCACGATGGCGACGGATGTCTACTCCCTCGGCGTGGTGCTGTACCGGCTGCTGGCTGGGAGGGAGCCGTTCCACCTGCGGGGGCTCACGCCGGGGCAGGTCGAGCGGGTGCTGGCGGAGACGGAACCCGAACGGCCCAGTACCGCGGCGCGGCGCGCCCGCGACGGCGCCCGGCTCTCCTGGGCGGGCGCGCTGGCGGGTGACCTCGACACCATCGTCGGCCGTGCCATGGGCAAGACGCCGGTGGAGCGCTACGCCACCGTGGCCGCGCTGCGCGAGGACCTGGAGCGCCACCTCGACGGACGGCCGGTCCTCGCGCGGCCGGCGAGCGCCGGCTACCGGCTGGGCAAGTTCGTGCGGCGCTACCACCGCGAGGTGGTGACGGGGGTACTGGCGCTGGCCGCCCTGGTCGCCCTGACCGTCTGGTACGTGACCCGGCTGGCCGCGGAGCGGGACCGCGCCCGGCTGGAGGCCGCCAAGGCGTCCGAGGTCGCAGGATTCCTGCAGGAGCTGTTCGAGGTGTCCGATCCCTCGGTGGCCCGAGGCGAGACCGTCACCGCGCGGGAGCTGCTGGACCGGGCCTCCACCCGCATCGATGAAGACCTGGCCGGCCAGCCCGCGGTGCAGGCCACCATGCTCCGGGTGATGGGCTCGGTCTACGGCAGCCTGGGATTGTCTGATCGGGCCCGGCCCATCCTGGAGCGCTCGCTCGCGGTTCACCGGGGGCTGTACGGCGGCCCACACCCCGAGACCGCCACCACCGAACTGCTGCTCGGCATCACCCGGCAGGATCTGGGGGACGTGAAGGGAGCCGAACCGCTCATCCGGAGCGCCCTCGCGACCCGAACCGCGCTCTACGGTGCGGCGGATACCTCGGTCACCGAGGCCCAGGCGCACCTGGCGTACCTGCTCGAGACCGTCGGCGAGTACGCCGCCGCGGAATCCCTCCTGGTGGAGGCGCTTCGGGTCAACCGGCGGCTGTACCCGCCCCAGGATCCCGCGATCGTCCGGTCGGTGGCGCGGCTGGGCGGCCTGCTCCGGCGGATGGACAAGAGCGCGGAGGCCGAGCCGCTCCTGCGCGAGGCGCTGGCCGCCGGCCGCGCCGTGCATGGGGAGCGGCACCTGGCGGTGGCCAGCATCGAGCGGAACCTCGCGGCGCTGCTCCGGGACAAGGGGGGGTACGCCGAGGCGGACTCGCTGTATCGCCTGGCGCTCGCGACCCGGCGGGCGCTGCTCGGGGAATCCCACCCGGAGGTCGCCACCACGCTCAACAGCCACGCCCTCCTGTTGCAGGCCATGGGGGACACCCTCGGGGCGGTGGCGGTCTTCGAGGAGTTCGTGCGGGTCACCGCGCGCGCCTATGCCGCTCCGCACCCCAGCCTGGCCGCCGGGTACAACAACCTTGGCTACGCGCTGCTGGACGCGGGCCGCTTCGATGCGGCGGTCGCCAGCTTCCAGAAGGCGCTGGCGCTGCAGGACCAGGTGCTTCGCCGGGGTCACGCCAACCGGGCGCATCCCCTGGTGGGTCTCGGACTCGTCAGGATGCGCCAGGGGCGCGTTGCAGATGCGGAGTCCTTCTTCCGCCGGGCCCTCGCCATCCGGCGCAACGCGCTGCCCGCCGGCCACCGCGACGTGGGGGAGGCGCTGAGCGACCTCGGCGCCGCCCTGGCCGCGCTGCGACGATTCTCGCCGGCCGAGTCGGCGCTGGTGGAGGCACGCGGGATCCTGCTCGTCACCGATGGCGCCACAGGGTCGCGGACCGAGCGGGCGGAGCGCCGGCTGGCGGCGCTCTACGAGGCCTGGGGACGCCCCGATTCCCCGGAGTCCCAGCGCCTTCCCCTGCCGCCGACGGGCGCTGAACGAGGGGGACAAAGGAAGCCTTAA
- a CDS encoding sigma-70 family RNA polymerase sigma factor has translation MSAPPPEDVSQLLLDWKRGDSRAMDRLMPILYEELKRLARHHLRGESEGHTLQTTALVHEAYLRLVGADVAWEGRRHFFAVAAQVMRRVLVDHARGRGRSKRGGGLVAVGLQEDLAAAPDRPADLVDLDEALGRLSALDQRKAQIIDLLYFGGLSYDEAAAVLEISPATVHRDLRLARAWLYRELGEAGANDGRVEPG, from the coding sequence ATGAGCGCACCGCCCCCCGAGGACGTATCCCAGCTCCTGCTGGACTGGAAGCGCGGCGACAGCCGGGCGATGGACCGGCTCATGCCCATTCTCTATGAGGAGCTGAAGCGGCTCGCACGCCACCACCTGCGGGGCGAATCCGAGGGGCACACCCTCCAGACCACCGCATTGGTGCACGAGGCCTACCTCCGGCTGGTCGGTGCGGACGTGGCCTGGGAGGGGCGGCGGCACTTCTTCGCCGTGGCGGCGCAGGTGATGCGCCGGGTGCTGGTGGACCATGCCCGTGGGCGCGGCCGCTCCAAGCGCGGCGGTGGCCTCGTGGCGGTGGGCCTGCAGGAGGATCTTGCGGCGGCGCCGGACCGCCCCGCCGACCTGGTGGACCTGGATGAGGCCCTGGGGCGCCTTTCGGCGCTTGACCAGCGGAAGGCCCAGATCATCGACCTGCTCTACTTTGGTGGCCTGAGCTACGACGAGGCCGCCGCGGTGCTTGAGATCTCCCCCGCGACGGTGCACCGGGACCTGCGTCTGGCGCGGGCCTGGCTCTACCGGGAGCTTGGCGAGGCGGGGGCCAATGACGGCCGCGTGGAACCGGGTTGA
- a CDS encoding serine/threonine protein kinase yields MPPADQPAWRRIEELFHSALDQEPASRELWLREVTGNDEAIVSEVLALLAADGAAPGGGLVSRVVAEALAASSDAETAAQWIGRAVGPYRLEAELGHGGMGTVYLASRSDDAYRARVAIKFVRGGIAGPELLRRLRAERQILADLAHPNIARLLDGGTADDGTPYIVMEHIEGLPVDRYAADRRLDLGARVRLLLRISAAVQFAHQALVVHRDLKPANILVTADGTPKLVDFGIAKVLDAAGGEETLTGLVAMTPAYASPEQVRGQRITVATDIYSLGVVTYQLLAGRLPLPVEPGTPLIELARRVEQVEPPKPSAVATGPAVAWREALAGDLDAILLKALAKEPERRYASVEQFAADLARWRDREPVLARPAGAGYRFRRFVARHRLAAVAVTLVVVSLAVGLGVALWQRGQAEHARAETAATLARANATRDFLIGLFQASNPLTNQGTDLTASALLAKGIAQVDSLADQPALQGDLLQQLGRIEAARGDYRQSVELLRRAIAAHQRAGSSDSLLYDIYSALGNSMHDLGWPDSAAAVWQHAVEIGLRYRSADDPDLAGVMGNLGIAYSRMGLLAKAESTYLRQIAIERRAFDSMDTNRAYALNNLGLLYANAGRFAEAEPVLRENLKVMQAAWGDTIATVGFGYDNLGVMLREAGRYDEAEPILRRGLAIREKLLGPTHRFTGESYSGLGKLLAQRGRGSDYVEADSMLHHALAILRGALDPDHPTIAYVTQALGNLAYNRGRLPEAERWFRQTLAQRQRGQARDNPAVTVQTLTALGHTLRDEGSAEAAAIFRRADSLATARLEPGNPFGRRAEIGLALVLADSGPRHAADSLFADGMQVLAARIGAAHPYVLRNCRRGAAVGLRAAPPCP; encoded by the coding sequence GTGCCTCCTGCCGACCAACCCGCCTGGCGCCGCATCGAGGAGCTGTTCCATTCCGCCCTCGACCAGGAACCCGCCTCCCGCGAGCTGTGGCTCCGTGAGGTGACGGGGAACGACGAGGCCATCGTGTCCGAAGTGCTCGCGCTCCTGGCCGCCGACGGGGCGGCGCCCGGGGGCGGGCTGGTGAGCCGGGTGGTGGCCGAGGCGCTGGCCGCCTCATCCGATGCCGAGACCGCGGCGCAGTGGATCGGCCGCGCGGTCGGGCCCTACCGGCTCGAGGCGGAACTGGGCCACGGCGGGATGGGCACGGTGTACCTCGCCTCCCGCAGCGACGACGCCTACCGTGCGCGGGTGGCCATCAAGTTCGTGCGCGGGGGCATCGCCGGACCCGAGCTGCTCCGCCGCCTCAGGGCCGAGCGGCAGATCCTCGCGGACCTGGCGCACCCGAACATCGCACGGCTGCTCGATGGCGGCACCGCGGACGACGGGACGCCGTATATCGTCATGGAGCATATCGAGGGGCTGCCGGTGGACCGCTACGCCGCGGACCGGCGGCTGGACCTCGGAGCCCGGGTGCGCCTGCTGCTCCGGATCTCTGCGGCGGTGCAGTTTGCCCACCAGGCGCTCGTGGTGCACCGCGACCTCAAGCCCGCCAACATCCTGGTCACCGCCGACGGCACACCGAAGCTGGTGGACTTCGGCATCGCCAAGGTGCTCGATGCCGCCGGCGGCGAGGAGACGCTCACCGGCCTCGTCGCGATGACCCCCGCCTACGCCAGCCCCGAGCAGGTGCGGGGGCAGCGGATCACCGTCGCCACCGATATCTACTCGCTCGGCGTCGTCACCTACCAGCTGCTCGCCGGCCGCCTGCCGCTCCCGGTGGAGCCGGGGACACCGCTGATCGAGCTGGCCCGGCGGGTGGAGCAGGTGGAACCGCCGAAGCCAAGCGCGGTGGCCACCGGCCCCGCCGTCGCCTGGCGCGAGGCGCTGGCGGGCGACCTCGACGCCATCCTGCTCAAGGCCCTCGCCAAGGAGCCGGAGCGGCGCTACGCCTCGGTAGAGCAGTTCGCCGCCGACCTGGCGCGGTGGCGCGACCGCGAGCCGGTGCTGGCACGGCCCGCCGGCGCCGGCTATCGCTTCCGCCGGTTCGTGGCCCGGCACCGCCTCGCCGCCGTGGCGGTGACGCTGGTGGTGGTCTCCCTCGCCGTCGGCCTCGGCGTGGCGCTGTGGCAGCGGGGCCAGGCCGAGCATGCCCGGGCGGAGACGGCGGCAACCCTGGCCCGCGCCAACGCCACCCGCGACTTCCTCATCGGCCTGTTCCAGGCCAGCAACCCGCTCACCAACCAGGGCACGGACCTCACCGCCAGCGCCCTGCTGGCCAAGGGGATCGCGCAGGTGGATTCGCTCGCGGACCAGCCGGCCCTGCAGGGGGACCTGCTGCAGCAGCTGGGCCGCATCGAGGCCGCCCGGGGCGACTACCGCCAGTCGGTGGAACTGCTGCGCCGGGCCATCGCGGCCCACCAGCGCGCCGGCAGCTCCGACTCGCTGCTGTACGACATCTACTCGGCGCTGGGCAACTCCATGCACGACCTGGGCTGGCCCGACTCCGCCGCCGCCGTTTGGCAGCACGCGGTGGAGATCGGGCTCCGGTACCGGAGCGCGGACGACCCCGATCTCGCCGGTGTCATGGGCAACCTCGGGATCGCCTACTCCCGCATGGGACTGCTGGCAAAGGCGGAGTCCACCTACCTGCGGCAGATCGCCATCGAGCGGCGCGCCTTCGACTCCATGGACACCAATCGTGCCTACGCCCTCAACAACCTCGGCCTGCTCTACGCCAACGCCGGCCGCTTCGCCGAGGCGGAGCCGGTCCTGCGCGAGAACCTGAAGGTGATGCAGGCCGCCTGGGGCGACACCATCGCCACCGTCGGCTTCGGCTACGACAACCTGGGCGTGATGCTGCGGGAGGCGGGGCGCTACGACGAGGCGGAGCCGATCCTGCGCCGCGGACTGGCCATCCGGGAGAAGCTCCTCGGGCCGACGCACCGCTTCACCGGCGAGTCGTACTCGGGGCTCGGCAAGCTCCTCGCGCAGCGCGGCCGCGGGAGCGATTACGTCGAGGCCGACTCGATGCTGCATCACGCGCTCGCGATCCTGCGCGGCGCCCTCGACCCGGACCACCCGACGATCGCCTACGTGACCCAGGCGCTGGGCAACCTGGCCTACAACCGGGGCCGGCTGCCGGAGGCGGAGCGCTGGTTCCGGCAGACGCTGGCACAACGGCAGCGGGGGCAGGCGCGGGACAACCCGGCGGTGACGGTGCAGACCCTCACCGCCCTGGGACATACCCTGCGCGACGAGGGCTCCGCCGAGGCGGCGGCGATCTTCCGCCGTGCCGACTCCCTGGCGACGGCACGGCTCGAGCCCGGCAATCCCTTCGGCCGCCGGGCCGAGATCGGCCTTGCGCTGGTGCTGGCCGACAGTGGTCCGCGGCACGCCGCCGACTCGCTGTTTGCCGACGGGATGCAGGTGCTGGCCGCGCGCATCGGCGCGGCGCATCCCTACGTGCTGCGCAACTGCCGCCGCGGGGCGGCGGTGGGCCTCCGCGCCGCGCCTCCCTGCCCCTGA